In the Daphnia pulicaria isolate SC F1-1A chromosome 2, SC_F0-13Bv2, whole genome shotgun sequence genome, one interval contains:
- the LOC124326975 gene encoding MAP kinase-activating death domain protein-like isoform X3: MASSGGGSGGCDATKKYFCPRLIDYLAIVGSRRPAGYSTGSRSKAPPPSSGPIGSTNPLSGTVVHGGAGHAVTPELLRRYPIDDHADFPLPLDMVYFCQPEGCLSLGNRRPGDHRRDIDSFVFTLTDKDSGKTRYGVCINFFRPVERLPSNASVSSRRDSWRDSIHRSSDSAFSSDQRSTMAPSDSDRDCSSAHRYHPADPASGVKWPYPSSGMTGVNQDSESGGSQPPSPRASRRKQRSRNQYLTSICLLSHHPFFTLFRECLVVLKKLIDACHENASPKRLGASRLTSRDSVWGLLTGQTTETASSIVLHDVRDIETWILRLLSAPVPIPGKTRVELEILPRSLQPTPLVFALPDHTRFPMVDFPLHLPLELLGVDTCLKVLSLIMLEHKVIMQSRDYNALSMSVLAFVTMLYPLEYMFPVIPLLPTCMSCAEQLLLAPTPYIIGISGSFFQHKKHFKLPDDVWLIDLDSNRISVPSRADEVPSLPEPECSILRNHLRQALASMSGEVVLPRADHPHPHQQQQQQQQQRGSHDFSSEMGHGHFSPFIYGNDVDSVDIATRVAMVRFFNSQNLLANFAEHTRTLRLYPRPVVAFQINSFLRSRPRAGPYLHKFARTQAVEFLAEWSLSPTNVAFLRVQTGVFDPAIIGDKHKWFSDRYEPLQFAVWDEASSMDSALRSLGKHDQIQTDESGSDSEGGGSSSSSYSSLSDLVSEQRTPDASPGPGLQAVPMTLSSGLDLKSIYRPPSTLQLPGGGSGLEMNESAFSQPESMSSSSSQSSIGSSHGIQTELAAESDIIITKPRNISEDKTDDVFNASDSETVVPSISQDSPTQRNVSIDSAPPLENEVAHAKIVTRPSSISVMTDRSMSTGSSGSNNSAHRQSSQTSLFEQLATQAKDLVRESTRQSSQEKLLAQMDKFRIQAKEKISDAARQTSEDGFFNPSTLEQFTAGARRAAEEASRSVQEASRTLKEASEDITAVSKNTIGDFTKSAKHAAAKGGLLKALGSSRESSSNLPVGLRSLGSLGSLGSRSSVTLAEPPLAQQQQEIQQQQSQSAMSHSSHQGKLVRSDSVSSQRDGLSGGRDFLSSVSSELNGLAAQTTSMFSGLFGSKGSKMGQPNSPQPFRLHPNAESAQRAKERQPPFGPFPRTSRRGLVEKSSLIRHTSSAKTKRPDNSQPSQISDRSANAIDSQTLLKDAVNQVIEGEGVGWLKLNRIRKLMEDENYRNLVVSRLNKTLDQKIGPDEHIDDVCVSRAVWKGMLKMLIAVTAGLEQTYINHGSGGMASSFQLLEIAHTHYWTKDISDGKFSDFASTSLSTAQPSLRGSPMGSRENLPSPHSPRTSVLATESDRSYSNSPELAGTPVPSRMSRSDASSPEPGNPDILRELLERKRNLMMLSLQGESQASAISGDGQGSCSASEAGSIITNPAFYRQKLSHQSFRSTMSDGEPDQQQVARGFVRQNAAGWSSKSSITTGFRYHAGNMVTTAGTPSPESVRMYIFEGLLGKDRSSLWDQSQFWEDAFLDAVSQERDLVGMDQGPGEMMERYKSLSETERKRLEHEEDRLLSTLLYNLVAFMVMVDVDKTELKRKVRRLLGKSHIGLAYSHEVHQLLDQVEHLRGNDIDLKPFASRQMHRHSFTVQVGTDASGDLRFLEVRDDGLILRAVSGAIMERWWFERIVNMTYSPKTKILCLWRRNGGQTQLHKYYTKKCKALYYCIKEAMERAAARGAGALPGMELGGEFPIQDLRTGEGGLLQVCIEGVGLLFANSKDFEFFVRLDYIRKCFTQKGGIFVLEEYNPKTRQILQRRYQSAMANEIALAIHRVFSVRVSMAIQQSC, translated from the exons ATGGCGTCATCGGGTGGAGGAAGTGGTGGTTGCGACGCCACCAAGAAATACTTTTGCCCGCGATTGATCGACTATTTGGCCATCGTTGGATCACGTCGCCCGGCTGGCTACTCGACTGGCTCCCGCAGTaaagctcctcctccttcttctggCCCTATTGGGTCAACAAATCCATTAAGTGGAACTGTTGTTCACGGGGGAGCTGGGCACGCCGTGACACCGGAGCTTTTACGTCGCTACCCGATCGATGATCATGCCGATTTCCCGCTACCGCTCGATATGGTTTATTTCTGCCAACCAGAAGGTTGTCTCTCATTGGGCAATCGACGGCCCGGAGACCATCGGCGTGACATTGATTCGTTCGTCTTCACTCTGACCGATAAGGATTCCG ggaaaacgagATACGGCGTCtgcatcaacttcttccggcCAGTCGAACGGCTTCCTTCGAACGCATCCGTGTCATCAAGACGCGATTCGTGGAGGGATTCCATTCACCGAAGTTCCGACTCCGCCTTTTCtag CGATCAAAGGAGTACAATGGCGCCAAGCGATTCGGATCGCGACTGCTCCAGTGCACATCGCTATCATCCGGCTGATCCAGCTTCTGGTGTTAAATGGCCCTATCCTTCATCCGGAATGACGGGTGTTAATCAAGACTCGGAGAGCGGAGGATCTCAACCGCCTTCGCCTAGAGCCAGTCGTAGGAAACag CGATCACGAAATCAATACTTGACTTCAATCTGCCTCCTATCTCACCACCCTTTCTTCACCCTGTTCCGCGAGTGCCTTGTCGTTCTCAAGAAACTTATCGACGCATGTCACGAAAACGCATCCCCCAAGCGACTAGGAGCTTCTCGGCTGACTTCAAG GGATTCGGTGTGGGGATTGTTGACGGGCCAAACAACGGAGACGGCCTCGTCTATAGTTCTCCATGACGTTCGTGACATCGAGACGTGGATCCTTCGTCTACTCAGCGCTCCGGTGCCCATCCCGGGCAAAACTCGAGTCGAACTCGAGATTTTGCCACGTTCACTGCAACCTACGCCTTTGGTGTTCGCCCTGCCCGACCACACCCGTTTCCCCATGGTCGATTTCCCGTTGCATCTGCCATTAGAGTTGCTGGGCGTTGATACTTGTCTCAAGGTGCTCTCCCTTATCATGCTCGAGCATAAGGTAATCATGCAATCACGCGATTACAACGCTCTCTCCATGTCCGTGCTGGCCTTTGTTACCATGCTTTACCCGCTCGAGTACATGTTTCCCGTCATCCCGCTCCTGCCCACTTGCATGAGCTGCGCCGAGCAGCTCCTGTTAGCTCCTACGCCTTACATCATCGGCATTTCGGGATCGTTTTTCCAGCacaagaaacatttcaaattgcCAGACGATGTTTGGCTCATCGATCTCGACTCGAATCGCATCAGCGTGCCGTCAAGGGCCGATGAAGTGCCATCGTTACCTGAGCCGGAATGTAGCATACTACGCAATCACCTACGTCAGGCGTTGGCCAGCATGAGTGGAGAGGTGGTCCTTCCTAGGGCAGATCATCCACATCCacatcaacaacagcaacagcaacagcagcagcgtggAAGTCACGATTTCTCATCCGAGATGGGTCATGGACATTTCAGTCCATTCATTTATGGCAACGATGTCGATTCGGTGGATATTGCCACTAGAGTGGCAATGGTCCGTTTCTTCAACTCGCAGAATTTGCTGGCCAATTTCGCCGAACACACTAGGACACTTAGGCTGTATCCACGACCCGTTGTGGCTTTCCAGATCAACAGTTTTCTCAGGTCGAGACCCAGAGCTGGACCGTATCTCCACAAATTTGCTAGGACTCAA GCCGTTGAATTCCTGGCGGAGTGGAGTCTGTCGCCGACCAACGTGGCCTTTCTACGTGTCCAGACGGGCGTTTTCGATCCGGCCATTATCGGAGACAAACACAAATGGTTCAGCGATCGATACGAGCCACTACAATTCGCCGTTTGGGACGAGGCCAGCTCAATGGACAGCGCTCTTCGCTCTCTAGGCAAACACGATCAAATTCAAACCG ATGAGAGCGGCTCAGATTCAGAAGGCGGGGGTAGTTCCAGTTCGTCCTACTCTTCACTGAGCGATCTGGTATCCGAGCAACGAACGCCGGATGCGTCACCTG GTCCTGGACTTCAAGCGGTTCCGATGACGTTGTCTAGTGGACTCGATCTCAAATCGATTTACCGACCCCCATCAACCCTTCAACTCCCAGGTGGAGGATCTGGGCTAGAAATGAACGAATCCGCTTTCTCCCAACCAGAGTCAATGTCTTCATCTTCGTCACAAAGTTCCATCGGATCATCTCACGGCATTCAAACGGAATTGGCGGCCGAAAgtgacatcatcatcactaAACCCCGCAACATTTCAGAG gaTAAGACCGATGACGTGTTCAACGCCTCTGATTCGGAGACTGTGGTGCCCAGCATCAGCCAGGATTCGCCTACCCAAAGGAATGTATCGATTGATAGCGCTCCACCATTGGAGAATGAAGTTGCCCATGCAAAAATA GTAACTAGGCCGTCTAGTATAAGTGTGATGACTGATCGTTCGATGAGTACGGGATCCAGCGGCTCCAACAATTCGGCCCATCGACAGAGTAGTCAAACTTCATTATTTGAACAGTTGGCGACTCAAGCCAAAGATTTAGTTCGGGAGAGCACTAGACAAAGCAGCCAGGAAAAACTATTGGCTCAAATGGACAAA TTCCGAATCCAAGCCAAAGAGAAAATCTCAGATGCTGCCAGACAAACTAGCGAAGATGGTTTCTTCAATCCATCCACCTTGGAGCAGTTTACCGCTGGAGCTAGACGGGCTGCGGAGGAAGCTAGTCGAAGTGTTCAAGAAGCATCACGAACTCTAAAAGAAGCTTCGGAAGACATTACGGCCGTTAGTAAAAATACCATCGGAGATTTCACCAAGAGCGCTAAACACGCTGCTGCCAAAGGCGGATTGCTCAAG GCACTGGGCAGTTCTCGGGAGTCGTCTAGCAATCTTCCAGTCGGATTACGTTCATTGGGTTCGTTAGGTTCGCTTGGATCACGAAGTTCCGTCACGCTCGCCGAGCCTCCactggcccagcagcagcaggagatccagcagcaacagtcgCAATCAGCCATGAGCCACTCGAGTCACCAGGGAAAACTCGTTCGCAGTGATAGTGTCAGCAGTCAGCGGGATGGTTTATCGGGCGGACGTGATTTCCTTTCCAGCGTCAGTAGCGAACTGAATGGATTAGCAGCTCAAACGACGAGCATGTTCAGCGGATTGTTTG GCTCAAAAGGTTCCAAAATGGGACAGCCTAATTCGCCACAGCCTTTCCGTCTACACCCGAATGCAGAATCTGCTCAACGAGCAAAAGAACGACAGCCACCGTTCGGTCCATTCCCTAGAA CTAGTAGACGCGgtttagtagaaaaatcatcTTTGATTCGACATACTTCTTCAGCCAAAACCAAACGACCTGACAATTCCCAGCCATCGCAGATTAGTGATCGATCAGCCAATGCTATCGATAGTCAGACACTTCTCAAAGAT GCGGTCAATCAAGTGATAGAGGGCGAAGGTGTCGGATGGTTAAAGTTGAATCGCATCCGCAAATTGATGGAAGATGAAAACTATCGAAACCTTGTGGTTAGTCGACTTAATAAGACGTTAGATCAAAAGATTGGTCCCGATGAACACATCGACGATGTG TGCGTTTCTCGGGCGGTGTGGAAGGGAATGTTGAAAATGTTGATAGCCGTCACTGCAGGCCTGGAACAAACTTACATCAATCACGGCTCAGGTGGAATGGCTTCATCTTTCCAGCTGCTGGAAATCGCTCACACCCATTACTGGACGAAAGATATCAGTGATGGCAAGTTTTCGGATTTTGCATCGACTAGCCTCAGCACAGCTCAGCCTTCACtg CGTGGGAGTCCGATGGGCAGTCGGGAGAATTTACCTTCACCTCACAGTCCACGTACGAGTGTTTTGGCAACCGAATCGGACAGAAGTTACAGCAATTCGCCGGAATTGGCTGGAACGCCAGTTCCATCTCGAATGTCACGAAGCGATGCTTCTAGTCCTGAACCGGGTAATCCCGACATTCTACGCGAGTTATTGGAACGCAAACGCAATCTCATGATGTTGTCTCTACAAGGAGAATCCcaa GCTAGCGCGATAAGTGGTGACGGTCAAGGATCGTGCAGCGCTTCAGAAGCGGGCAGCATTATTACGAATCCAGCTTTCTATCGTCAGAAACTATCACATCAATCCTTTCGGAGCACCATGTCAGATGGAGAACCGGATCAGCAACAG GTTGCCCGGGGCTTCGTTCGGCAGAATGCAGCCGGTTGGTCATCAAAGTCTTCGATAACGACCGGTTTTCGCTATCACGCTGGTAACATGGTCACCACGGCTGGAACTCCTAGTCCGGAATCTGTGAGGATGTACATTTTCGAGGGTCTTCTCGGGAAGGACCGATCCAGTCTGTGGGATCAGAGTCAATTTTGGGAGGATGCTTTCCTTGATGCAGTCTCGCAAGAAAGAGATCTTGTGGGCATGGATCAAGGACCCGGAGAAATGATGGAAAG GTATAAGTCACTGAGTGaaacggaaagaaaaagactggAACACGAAGAGGATAGACTGCTTTCAACATTGCTGTACAATTTAGTGGCTTTCATGGTCATGGTAGACGTGGACAAAACGGAATTGAAACGCAAAGTCCGGCGATTGCTAGGCAAATCTCACATAGGATTGGCTTATAGTCACGAAGTTCACCAGCTTTTAGATCAAGTCGAACATTTG AGAGGCAACGATATTGATTTGAAGCCATTCGCTTCACGTCAAATGCACAGGCACAGTTTTACCGTTCAAG TGGGAACTGATGCTTCCGGTGATTTGCGATTCCTGGAAGTTCGTGACGACGGCCTGATCCTGCGTGCTGTTAGCGGTGCCATCATGGAGCGCTGGTGGTTTGAACGCATCGTCAACATGACCTACAGTCCCAAAACGAAAATCCTCTGCCTTTGGCGACGAAATGGCGGCCAAACGCAACTTCACAAATACTACACCAAAAAG TGCAAGGCCTTGTATTACTGCATCAAAGAAGCGATGGAAAGAGCTGCAGCTCGAGGTGCTGGGGCACTGCCCGGCATGGAACTCGGAGGTGAATTTCCCATCCAGGATTTGCGGACAGGTGAAGGTGGTCTCCTTCAGGTGTGCATCGAAGGTGTTGGTCTGCTCTTCGCCAACAGTAAA
- the LOC124326975 gene encoding MAP kinase-activating death domain protein-like isoform X4: MASSGGGSGGCDATKKYFCPRLIDYLAIVGSRRPAGYSTGSRSKAPPPSSGPIGSTNPLSGTVVHGGAGHAVTPELLRRYPIDDHADFPLPLDMVYFCQPEGCLSLGNRRPGDHRRDIDSFVFTLTDKDSGKTRYGVCINFFRPVERLPSNASVSSRRDSWRDSIHRSSDSAFSSDQRSTMAPSDSDRDCSSAHRYHPADPASGVKWPYPSSGMTGVNQDSESGGSQPPSPRASRRKQRSRNQYLTSICLLSHHPFFTLFRECLVVLKKLIDACHENASPKRLGASRLTSRDSVWGLLTGQTTETASSIVLHDVRDIETWILRLLSAPVPIPGKTRVELEILPRSLQPTPLVFALPDHTRFPMVDFPLHLPLELLGVDTCLKVLSLIMLEHKVIMQSRDYNALSMSVLAFVTMLYPLEYMFPVIPLLPTCMSCAEQLLLAPTPYIIGISGSFFQHKKHFKLPDDVWLIDLDSNRISVPSRADEVPSLPEPECSILRNHLRQALASMSGEVVLPRADHPHPHQQQQQQQQQRGSHDFSSEMGHGHFSPFIYGNDVDSVDIATRVAMVRFFNSQNLLANFAEHTRTLRLYPRPVVAFQINSFLRSRPRAGPYLHKFARTQAVEFLAEWSLSPTNVAFLRVQTGVFDPAIIGDKHKWFSDRYEPLQFAVWDEASSMDSALRSLGKHDQIQTDESGSDSEGGGSSSSSYSSLSDLVSEQRTPDASPGPGLQAVPMTLSSGLDLKSIYRPPSTLQLPGGGSGLEMNESAFSQPESMSSSSSQSSIGSSHGIQTELAAESDIIITKPRNISEDKTDDVFNASDSETVVPSISQDSPTQRNVSIDSAPPLENEVAHAKIVTRPSSISVMTDRSMSTGSSGSNNSAHRQSSQTSLFEQLATQAKDLVRESTRQSSQEKLLAQMDKFRIQAKEKISDAARQTSEDGFFNPSTLEQFTAGARRAAEEASRSVQEASRTLKEASEDITAVSKNTIGDFTKSAKHAAAKGGLLKALGSSRESSSNLPVGLRSLGSLGSLGSRSSVTLAEPPLAQQQQEIQQQQSQSAMSHSSHQGKLVRSDSVSSQRDGLSGGRDFLSSVSSELNGLAAQTTSMFSGLFGSKGSKMGQPNSPQPFRLHPNAESAQRAKERQPPFGPFPRTSRRGLVEKSSLIRHTSSAKTKRPDNSQPSQISDRSANAIDSQTLLKDAVNQVIEGEGVGWLKLNRIRKLMEDENYRNLVVSRLNKTLDQKIGPDEHIDDVCVSRAVWKGMLKMLIAVTAGLEQTYINHGSGGMASSFQLLEIAHTHYWTKDISDGKFSDFASTSLSTAQPSLRGSPMGSRENLPSPHSPRTSVLATESDRSYSNSPELAGTPVPSRMSRSDASSPEPGNPDILRELLERKRNLMMLSLQGESQASAISGDGQGSCSASEAGSIITNPAFYRQKLSHQSFRSTMSDGEPDQQQVARGFVRQNAAGWSSKSSITTGFRYHAGNMVTTAGTPSPESVRMYIFEGLLGKDRSSLWDQSQFWEDAFLDAVSQERDLVGMDQGPGEMMERYKSLSETERKRLEHEEDRLLSTLLYNLVAFMVMVDVDKTELKRKVRRLLGKSHIGLAYSHEVHQLLDQVEHLRGNDIDLKPFASRQMHRHSFTVQVGTDASGDLRFLEVRDDGLILRAVSGAIMERWWFERIVNMTYSPKTKILCLWRRNGGQTQLHKYYTKKCKALYYCIKEAMERAAARGAGALPGMELGGEFPIQDLRTGEGGLLQVCIEGVGLLFANSKFFVRLDYIRKCFTQKGGIFVLEEYNPKTRQILQRRYQSAMANEIALAIHRVFSVRVSMAIQQSC, encoded by the exons ATGGCGTCATCGGGTGGAGGAAGTGGTGGTTGCGACGCCACCAAGAAATACTTTTGCCCGCGATTGATCGACTATTTGGCCATCGTTGGATCACGTCGCCCGGCTGGCTACTCGACTGGCTCCCGCAGTaaagctcctcctccttcttctggCCCTATTGGGTCAACAAATCCATTAAGTGGAACTGTTGTTCACGGGGGAGCTGGGCACGCCGTGACACCGGAGCTTTTACGTCGCTACCCGATCGATGATCATGCCGATTTCCCGCTACCGCTCGATATGGTTTATTTCTGCCAACCAGAAGGTTGTCTCTCATTGGGCAATCGACGGCCCGGAGACCATCGGCGTGACATTGATTCGTTCGTCTTCACTCTGACCGATAAGGATTCCG ggaaaacgagATACGGCGTCtgcatcaacttcttccggcCAGTCGAACGGCTTCCTTCGAACGCATCCGTGTCATCAAGACGCGATTCGTGGAGGGATTCCATTCACCGAAGTTCCGACTCCGCCTTTTCtag CGATCAAAGGAGTACAATGGCGCCAAGCGATTCGGATCGCGACTGCTCCAGTGCACATCGCTATCATCCGGCTGATCCAGCTTCTGGTGTTAAATGGCCCTATCCTTCATCCGGAATGACGGGTGTTAATCAAGACTCGGAGAGCGGAGGATCTCAACCGCCTTCGCCTAGAGCCAGTCGTAGGAAACag CGATCACGAAATCAATACTTGACTTCAATCTGCCTCCTATCTCACCACCCTTTCTTCACCCTGTTCCGCGAGTGCCTTGTCGTTCTCAAGAAACTTATCGACGCATGTCACGAAAACGCATCCCCCAAGCGACTAGGAGCTTCTCGGCTGACTTCAAG GGATTCGGTGTGGGGATTGTTGACGGGCCAAACAACGGAGACGGCCTCGTCTATAGTTCTCCATGACGTTCGTGACATCGAGACGTGGATCCTTCGTCTACTCAGCGCTCCGGTGCCCATCCCGGGCAAAACTCGAGTCGAACTCGAGATTTTGCCACGTTCACTGCAACCTACGCCTTTGGTGTTCGCCCTGCCCGACCACACCCGTTTCCCCATGGTCGATTTCCCGTTGCATCTGCCATTAGAGTTGCTGGGCGTTGATACTTGTCTCAAGGTGCTCTCCCTTATCATGCTCGAGCATAAGGTAATCATGCAATCACGCGATTACAACGCTCTCTCCATGTCCGTGCTGGCCTTTGTTACCATGCTTTACCCGCTCGAGTACATGTTTCCCGTCATCCCGCTCCTGCCCACTTGCATGAGCTGCGCCGAGCAGCTCCTGTTAGCTCCTACGCCTTACATCATCGGCATTTCGGGATCGTTTTTCCAGCacaagaaacatttcaaattgcCAGACGATGTTTGGCTCATCGATCTCGACTCGAATCGCATCAGCGTGCCGTCAAGGGCCGATGAAGTGCCATCGTTACCTGAGCCGGAATGTAGCATACTACGCAATCACCTACGTCAGGCGTTGGCCAGCATGAGTGGAGAGGTGGTCCTTCCTAGGGCAGATCATCCACATCCacatcaacaacagcaacagcaacagcagcagcgtggAAGTCACGATTTCTCATCCGAGATGGGTCATGGACATTTCAGTCCATTCATTTATGGCAACGATGTCGATTCGGTGGATATTGCCACTAGAGTGGCAATGGTCCGTTTCTTCAACTCGCAGAATTTGCTGGCCAATTTCGCCGAACACACTAGGACACTTAGGCTGTATCCACGACCCGTTGTGGCTTTCCAGATCAACAGTTTTCTCAGGTCGAGACCCAGAGCTGGACCGTATCTCCACAAATTTGCTAGGACTCAA GCCGTTGAATTCCTGGCGGAGTGGAGTCTGTCGCCGACCAACGTGGCCTTTCTACGTGTCCAGACGGGCGTTTTCGATCCGGCCATTATCGGAGACAAACACAAATGGTTCAGCGATCGATACGAGCCACTACAATTCGCCGTTTGGGACGAGGCCAGCTCAATGGACAGCGCTCTTCGCTCTCTAGGCAAACACGATCAAATTCAAACCG ATGAGAGCGGCTCAGATTCAGAAGGCGGGGGTAGTTCCAGTTCGTCCTACTCTTCACTGAGCGATCTGGTATCCGAGCAACGAACGCCGGATGCGTCACCTG GTCCTGGACTTCAAGCGGTTCCGATGACGTTGTCTAGTGGACTCGATCTCAAATCGATTTACCGACCCCCATCAACCCTTCAACTCCCAGGTGGAGGATCTGGGCTAGAAATGAACGAATCCGCTTTCTCCCAACCAGAGTCAATGTCTTCATCTTCGTCACAAAGTTCCATCGGATCATCTCACGGCATTCAAACGGAATTGGCGGCCGAAAgtgacatcatcatcactaAACCCCGCAACATTTCAGAG gaTAAGACCGATGACGTGTTCAACGCCTCTGATTCGGAGACTGTGGTGCCCAGCATCAGCCAGGATTCGCCTACCCAAAGGAATGTATCGATTGATAGCGCTCCACCATTGGAGAATGAAGTTGCCCATGCAAAAATA GTAACTAGGCCGTCTAGTATAAGTGTGATGACTGATCGTTCGATGAGTACGGGATCCAGCGGCTCCAACAATTCGGCCCATCGACAGAGTAGTCAAACTTCATTATTTGAACAGTTGGCGACTCAAGCCAAAGATTTAGTTCGGGAGAGCACTAGACAAAGCAGCCAGGAAAAACTATTGGCTCAAATGGACAAA TTCCGAATCCAAGCCAAAGAGAAAATCTCAGATGCTGCCAGACAAACTAGCGAAGATGGTTTCTTCAATCCATCCACCTTGGAGCAGTTTACCGCTGGAGCTAGACGGGCTGCGGAGGAAGCTAGTCGAAGTGTTCAAGAAGCATCACGAACTCTAAAAGAAGCTTCGGAAGACATTACGGCCGTTAGTAAAAATACCATCGGAGATTTCACCAAGAGCGCTAAACACGCTGCTGCCAAAGGCGGATTGCTCAAG GCACTGGGCAGTTCTCGGGAGTCGTCTAGCAATCTTCCAGTCGGATTACGTTCATTGGGTTCGTTAGGTTCGCTTGGATCACGAAGTTCCGTCACGCTCGCCGAGCCTCCactggcccagcagcagcaggagatccagcagcaacagtcgCAATCAGCCATGAGCCACTCGAGTCACCAGGGAAAACTCGTTCGCAGTGATAGTGTCAGCAGTCAGCGGGATGGTTTATCGGGCGGACGTGATTTCCTTTCCAGCGTCAGTAGCGAACTGAATGGATTAGCAGCTCAAACGACGAGCATGTTCAGCGGATTGTTTG GCTCAAAAGGTTCCAAAATGGGACAGCCTAATTCGCCACAGCCTTTCCGTCTACACCCGAATGCAGAATCTGCTCAACGAGCAAAAGAACGACAGCCACCGTTCGGTCCATTCCCTAGAA CTAGTAGACGCGgtttagtagaaaaatcatcTTTGATTCGACATACTTCTTCAGCCAAAACCAAACGACCTGACAATTCCCAGCCATCGCAGATTAGTGATCGATCAGCCAATGCTATCGATAGTCAGACACTTCTCAAAGAT GCGGTCAATCAAGTGATAGAGGGCGAAGGTGTCGGATGGTTAAAGTTGAATCGCATCCGCAAATTGATGGAAGATGAAAACTATCGAAACCTTGTGGTTAGTCGACTTAATAAGACGTTAGATCAAAAGATTGGTCCCGATGAACACATCGACGATGTG TGCGTTTCTCGGGCGGTGTGGAAGGGAATGTTGAAAATGTTGATAGCCGTCACTGCAGGCCTGGAACAAACTTACATCAATCACGGCTCAGGTGGAATGGCTTCATCTTTCCAGCTGCTGGAAATCGCTCACACCCATTACTGGACGAAAGATATCAGTGATGGCAAGTTTTCGGATTTTGCATCGACTAGCCTCAGCACAGCTCAGCCTTCACtg CGTGGGAGTCCGATGGGCAGTCGGGAGAATTTACCTTCACCTCACAGTCCACGTACGAGTGTTTTGGCAACCGAATCGGACAGAAGTTACAGCAATTCGCCGGAATTGGCTGGAACGCCAGTTCCATCTCGAATGTCACGAAGCGATGCTTCTAGTCCTGAACCGGGTAATCCCGACATTCTACGCGAGTTATTGGAACGCAAACGCAATCTCATGATGTTGTCTCTACAAGGAGAATCCcaa GCTAGCGCGATAAGTGGTGACGGTCAAGGATCGTGCAGCGCTTCAGAAGCGGGCAGCATTATTACGAATCCAGCTTTCTATCGTCAGAAACTATCACATCAATCCTTTCGGAGCACCATGTCAGATGGAGAACCGGATCAGCAACAG GTTGCCCGGGGCTTCGTTCGGCAGAATGCAGCCGGTTGGTCATCAAAGTCTTCGATAACGACCGGTTTTCGCTATCACGCTGGTAACATGGTCACCACGGCTGGAACTCCTAGTCCGGAATCTGTGAGGATGTACATTTTCGAGGGTCTTCTCGGGAAGGACCGATCCAGTCTGTGGGATCAGAGTCAATTTTGGGAGGATGCTTTCCTTGATGCAGTCTCGCAAGAAAGAGATCTTGTGGGCATGGATCAAGGACCCGGAGAAATGATGGAAAG GTATAAGTCACTGAGTGaaacggaaagaaaaagactggAACACGAAGAGGATAGACTGCTTTCAACATTGCTGTACAATTTAGTGGCTTTCATGGTCATGGTAGACGTGGACAAAACGGAATTGAAACGCAAAGTCCGGCGATTGCTAGGCAAATCTCACATAGGATTGGCTTATAGTCACGAAGTTCACCAGCTTTTAGATCAAGTCGAACATTTG AGAGGCAACGATATTGATTTGAAGCCATTCGCTTCACGTCAAATGCACAGGCACAGTTTTACCGTTCAAG TGGGAACTGATGCTTCCGGTGATTTGCGATTCCTGGAAGTTCGTGACGACGGCCTGATCCTGCGTGCTGTTAGCGGTGCCATCATGGAGCGCTGGTGGTTTGAACGCATCGTCAACATGACCTACAGTCCCAAAACGAAAATCCTCTGCCTTTGGCGACGAAATGGCGGCCAAACGCAACTTCACAAATACTACACCAAAAAG TGCAAGGCCTTGTATTACTGCATCAAAGAAGCGATGGAAAGAGCTGCAGCTCGAGGTGCTGGGGCACTGCCCGGCATGGAACTCGGAGGTGAATTTCCCATCCAGGATTTGCGGACAGGTGAAGGTGGTCTCCTTCAGGTGTGCATCGAAGGTGTTGGTCTGCTCTTCGCCAACAGTAAA